Proteins from a single region of Methanoculleus taiwanensis:
- a CDS encoding right-handed parallel beta-helix repeat-containing protein, whose product MDSMQNRGKILKNILFRSVIILIFVGLLAVPAAAEEVAPTAVRVNATYDETTPDYGVLNFSSIQTALDNVAAGGIVAVDEGTYNENLTVHQTVFLGTEAGAVIDAMGSGTGILIEADGVFVAGFTVTNATTYGIAGDRVNSLTIRNATVAVASDETTLEIPAGISLKEGTGHLIADNTVTVTSDLPKAAGIIASYVESSEISDNTISVEGARSADAPQNAGALHDPAAAPWDQAIGHETINALLTDAMYCELYGIVATGTDLAIDGNSIGVAATCLGGSVSKSDEKIFCQAFPRGVQADGESIEITDNIIEITSNATDDALGEGIMAMGELSLIEGNCIILETTGRAANPWGIGLYSVPKGRVLGNEITILVHADDIGQVHATTCGIGAHYSEKAQVLENTVTYTAYIGSGDASSLDASIEGIFVDNCYQSAVAENDVCVDITMLAGMSPIIFGSEGSGLSPTAAAVYADLTGQSIEGWTGSIGLHVDGSDETWVTENEIETVARFLSLNLASNVSEVNGGIMAAGLLIRNTADAVASGNTIEAGFGTGSWTLAIGDNSSVACTNLISQVFGLLLSETDDAEVSDNAIAVESTQTSMAISLATGAESGGLMEILDDEMAEDETEMNAFAVSLDEEGAYSESLWTNLNETALARTQLTALSAGIYANTGADTGIFDNTVDVGIVSSVMDRTIREVVAEDALTDVRGTVAGFGIIGPAGSDARISGNTVTVESAGHIMAISGEGEVNAESVRSQSQMHTTAHGIVGLAPENEISDNVVTVAALGEGETVAAFEAGQDEMEIARSRMTTRAVGITIRGVDQDSVNEVSGNTVNVLSILAPTAAAEGTAGDIGALIEGRATGVGIRAPLAEISGNTVGVLSRVENATAVAEEIAAQEARSETYALAIARGIVTRKATVTDNIVAAEGIATGTVVAGTEELLENARGDIFVGGIGIGIHDRALSTMTQNNLSGIGEASSYSSINGYRPEGFGIGFAEGLGIMTRGGTASYNNIDGAVLGEYTKDTPTRAAYNWWGDASGPSGYGPGTGSGIYGVIYYDDPMTWEPWLTRPYETVLETDTAYLGVELRSDDGLTEGWNTFSVPIDLEDTTWAAISSTGEGLNYSIAYTWDAAGQRWLQVLPSTRLNPLDAVYVRMNEDARLPVAVSPEITSPPVKYLKSGWNLIGPAYAFDAATPAWDTMKVDKALTSIEETPAGLTGYTLVLSPSINPEAWVYTAGANKPPTMATGYGYWVYMEKPDILAGFSSTPLPLPDVNPLAILV is encoded by the coding sequence ATGGATAGCATGCAGAACAGGGGAAAAATCCTCAAAAACATCCTCTTCCGGTCAGTTATCATTCTGATCTTCGTCGGACTGCTGGCTGTGCCGGCGGCGGCGGAAGAGGTAGCGCCCACCGCAGTCAGAGTGAATGCAACGTACGACGAAACGACACCCGACTACGGCGTCCTGAACTTCTCGAGCATTCAGACGGCGCTCGACAATGTTGCCGCCGGCGGCATCGTCGCCGTCGACGAAGGGACGTACAACGAGAACCTGACGGTACATCAAACCGTGTTCCTCGGAACCGAAGCAGGCGCCGTCATCGACGCCATGGGATCCGGTACCGGCATTCTCATCGAGGCGGACGGCGTCTTCGTCGCCGGGTTCACCGTGACCAACGCCACGACCTACGGGATCGCCGGTGACCGGGTCAACAGCCTGACAATCCGGAACGCCACCGTCGCCGTCGCTTCAGACGAGACCACACTCGAGATTCCTGCCGGGATCTCCCTGAAAGAGGGCACCGGCCATCTCATCGCCGACAACACGGTCACAGTAACGTCCGACCTGCCCAAAGCGGCAGGCATCATCGCCTCGTATGTGGAGAGCAGCGAAATCTCGGACAACACGATCAGCGTCGAAGGCGCGAGGAGCGCGGATGCACCCCAGAATGCCGGGGCACTGCACGATCCTGCGGCCGCCCCGTGGGACCAGGCCATCGGGCATGAGACCATAAACGCTCTTTTGACGGACGCCATGTACTGCGAGCTCTACGGCATTGTCGCGACGGGAACCGACCTTGCGATCGATGGGAACTCGATCGGGGTCGCTGCGACGTGCCTTGGCGGGTCCGTTAGCAAGTCCGACGAGAAGATCTTCTGCCAGGCATTCCCTCGGGGAGTCCAGGCTGACGGCGAATCCATTGAGATAACGGACAACATCATTGAAATCACGAGCAACGCCACCGACGACGCCCTCGGCGAGGGAATCATGGCGATGGGTGAGCTGTCGCTCATCGAAGGCAACTGCATCATCCTGGAGACCACCGGACGTGCTGCGAATCCGTGGGGCATCGGGCTGTACAGTGTCCCGAAAGGCCGGGTTCTTGGAAACGAGATCACCATCCTCGTCCACGCCGACGATATCGGTCAGGTGCACGCCACTACCTGCGGCATCGGTGCGCACTACTCCGAGAAGGCGCAGGTGCTGGAGAACACCGTCACCTATACGGCGTACATCGGCAGCGGGGATGCCAGCAGCCTTGATGCCAGTATCGAGGGCATCTTCGTCGATAACTGCTACCAGTCGGCGGTCGCCGAAAACGACGTCTGCGTCGACATAACCATGCTGGCCGGGATGAGCCCGATCATCTTCGGATCGGAAGGTTCCGGACTCTCTCCGACCGCCGCAGCGGTCTACGCCGATCTCACCGGCCAGAGCATCGAAGGCTGGACGGGATCGATCGGTCTCCACGTCGACGGGAGCGACGAGACCTGGGTTACTGAGAACGAGATCGAGACCGTGGCCAGGTTCCTCTCGCTGAACCTCGCCAGCAACGTGAGCGAGGTCAACGGCGGGATCATGGCGGCCGGCCTGCTGATCCGGAATACCGCGGACGCCGTCGCATCCGGCAACACGATCGAGGCCGGATTCGGGACAGGAAGTTGGACTCTCGCCATCGGTGACAACAGCAGCGTCGCCTGCACGAACCTCATCAGTCAGGTCTTCGGTCTGCTGCTCAGCGAAACAGATGATGCGGAGGTCTCCGATAACGCCATCGCAGTCGAGAGCACGCAAACCTCGATGGCGATCTCCCTGGCAACCGGTGCGGAGAGCGGGGGCCTGATGGAGATCCTCGACGACGAGATGGCCGAGGACGAGACGGAGATGAACGCGTTTGCGGTATCCCTGGATGAGGAGGGCGCCTATTCGGAGAGTCTCTGGACCAACCTGAACGAGACCGCGCTCGCCCGTACGCAGCTGACCGCACTCTCGGCCGGTATTTACGCCAACACGGGTGCCGATACCGGGATCTTCGATAACACCGTCGACGTGGGGATCGTATCGAGCGTCATGGACCGCACGATCCGCGAGGTCGTCGCTGAAGATGCCCTGACAGATGTCCGCGGTACCGTAGCGGGGTTCGGGATCATCGGCCCCGCCGGCAGCGACGCACGGATCAGCGGGAATACGGTCACAGTGGAATCGGCCGGTCATATTATGGCAATCTCCGGTGAGGGAGAGGTAAACGCCGAAAGTGTGCGGAGCCAGTCGCAGATGCACACCACCGCACACGGTATCGTCGGACTCGCGCCCGAGAACGAGATCAGCGACAACGTTGTAACCGTCGCCGCTCTGGGTGAGGGCGAAACCGTTGCTGCCTTTGAGGCGGGTCAGGATGAGATGGAGATTGCCCGCTCCCGGATGACCACCCGAGCGGTCGGGATCACGATCCGCGGTGTGGATCAGGACTCGGTGAACGAGGTCTCCGGCAACACCGTGAACGTCCTCTCTATCCTGGCACCGACCGCAGCAGCGGAGGGAACTGCCGGCGACATCGGGGCACTCATAGAGGGCAGGGCTACCGGCGTCGGTATCCGGGCTCCCCTGGCAGAGATCTCCGGTAACACCGTCGGCGTCCTCTCCCGTGTAGAGAACGCCACTGCAGTAGCGGAGGAGATAGCCGCCCAGGAAGCGAGAAGCGAAACCTATGCACTGGCAATCGCCCGGGGCATCGTCACCAGGAAAGCCACGGTTACGGATAACATCGTTGCCGCGGAGGGTATCGCGACCGGAACGGTCGTCGCCGGGACCGAGGAGCTCCTCGAGAATGCCCGTGGCGACATCTTTGTCGGCGGCATCGGCATCGGCATCCACGACCGCGCCCTCTCCACGATGACGCAGAACAACCTCTCCGGAATCGGCGAGGCCTCCAGCTACAGTTCCATCAACGGCTACCGCCCCGAAGGGTTCGGCATTGGTTTCGCCGAGGGGCTCGGTATCATGACCAGGGGCGGAACCGCTTCCTACAACAATATCGACGGCGCCGTGCTGGGCGAGTATACGAAAGACACCCCGACCAGAGCGGCCTACAACTGGTGGGGCGATGCAAGCGGTCCGTCCGGCTACGGCCCGGGAACGGGAAGTGGGATTTACGGCGTCATCTACTACGACGATCCCATGACCTGGGAGCCCTGGCTGACCCGCCCCTACGAGACCGTCCTCGAAACCGATACAGCGTACCTCGGCGTCGAGCTCCGGTCGGACGACGGCCTTACCGAGGGCTGGAACACCTTCTCGGTTCCGATCGATCTTGAGGACACCACCTGGGCTGCCATCAGCAGCACAGGCGAGGGGCTGAACTACAGCATCGCCTACACCTGGGACGCTGCCGGTCAGCGGTGGCTGCAGGTGCTCCCCTCGACCCGGCTCAATCCGCTCGACGCCGTCTACGTCAGGATGAACGAAGACGCCCGCCTGCCGGTCGCCGTCAGCCCGGAGATCACGAGCCCGCCGGTGAAATACCTCAAGTCCGGCTGGAACCTCATCGGGCCTGCGTACGCCTTCGATGCGGCTACCCCTGCGTGGGATACGATGAAGGTCGACAAGGCGCTGACCTCAATCGAAGAGACGCCGGCAGGCCTCACCGGCTACACCCTCGTCCTCTCCCCGTCGATCAACCCCGAAGCCTGGGTGTACACCGCCGGCGCAAACAAGCCGCCGACGATGGCGACCGGCTACGGCTACTGGGTCTACATGGAGAAACCCGACATCCTTGCGGGTTTCTCCTCGACCCCGCTCCCCCTGCCGGACGTGAACCCTCTTGCGATCCTCGTGTAG
- a CDS encoding phosphotransferase family protein produces MESFEKIRKEVREITGFLHAEEIREGYSDERKYVLSLQGGENLLLRITEPADEAIIRRKQAEFNVIRDLGRYSDKVPEAKYFGVSKDNHLCFIVLRFIEGTAAEQCLPDLPDDVQYAIGVAAGEELKRMHAMKAPAWYPGWYETKTRKHAYYLRSLAECSAKPEGVDLDAIQAYVESGMDLMKNVESSFQHDDYHPANIIVRGGAFGGVIDFNRYDWGDPIHDFYKIAHFSRNISVPFSVGQIDGYTGGKIPNNFWKRYALYVAMSVVPDIVWSHRYSIRTGTTDQIERSQKTIQTIWCDHDRFEADVPLWYHEFRESREM; encoded by the coding sequence ATGGAATCATTTGAAAAAATACGGAAAGAAGTCCGTGAGATCACCGGATTTTTGCACGCGGAGGAGATCAGGGAAGGCTATTCCGACGAGCGAAAGTACGTTCTCAGCCTGCAGGGTGGTGAAAACCTTCTTCTGCGGATCACCGAACCGGCCGATGAAGCGATCATCCGTAGAAAACAGGCAGAGTTCAACGTTATCCGGGATCTCGGGCGCTATTCGGATAAAGTACCGGAGGCAAAATATTTCGGCGTTTCAAAAGACAATCATCTCTGTTTCATAGTTTTACGCTTCATCGAGGGCACGGCTGCGGAACAATGTCTGCCGGATCTTCCTGACGACGTCCAGTATGCGATCGGCGTCGCTGCCGGAGAAGAACTGAAAAGAATGCATGCCATGAAGGCGCCTGCGTGGTATCCGGGGTGGTACGAGACGAAGACACGGAAACATGCGTACTATCTCCGGTCGCTCGCTGAATGCAGCGCGAAACCGGAAGGCGTTGACCTCGATGCAATCCAGGCATACGTCGAATCGGGCATGGATCTCATGAAAAACGTCGAATCGTCGTTTCAGCACGACGATTATCATCCCGCCAACATCATTGTTCGTGGAGGAGCTTTCGGCGGCGTGATCGATTTCAACCGCTACGACTGGGGCGATCCCATTCACGACTTTTATAAAATAGCGCACTTTTCGCGGAATATCAGTGTTCCTTTTTCCGTCGGGCAGATCGACGGATATACCGGGGGAAAGATCCCGAACAATTTCTGGAAGAGATACGCATTATACGTCGCGATGAGTGTCGTTCCGGACATTGTCTGGTCGCATCGCTACTCTATCCGCACCGGCACCACCGATCAGATCGAACGATCGCAGAAGACGATCCAGACGATCTGGTGTGATCATGACAGGTTCGAAGCGGACGTGCCCCTCTGGTATCATGAATTCAGAGAAAGCCGGGAGATGTAA
- a CDS encoding DUF5591 domain-containing protein — protein MSAAGANRRAPVRVTDTVTDRHGNEIEIFDPPFYREEFEAAYRYIIDEYRVEPREIALFLPCAVRKPYSQSPSHKLFRKIIDGVLAPEEYHIVIFGTCGTVPAELELMYPFRHYHYMLGKATDEKLRRDFHRIEVYRLSGYLEKTRYTYEKRLAYCIGPFRKAMVEASAATGIPVDLLPSDPMIERMYDIDCPFPEGSLSMQAYIDEFRAGIAGLARISGRSSVPVEGERRISV, from the coding sequence ATGAGCGCAGCAGGTGCGAACCGGAGAGCGCCGGTGCGGGTCACCGATACCGTCACCGACCGGCACGGCAACGAGATCGAGATATTCGACCCGCCGTTCTACCGCGAGGAGTTCGAGGCCGCGTACCGCTATATCATCGACGAGTACCGGGTCGAGCCGCGGGAGATAGCACTCTTCCTCCCCTGCGCCGTCCGGAAACCCTACAGCCAGAGCCCGAGCCACAAACTCTTCCGGAAGATCATCGACGGCGTCCTCGCTCCCGAGGAGTACCACATCGTCATCTTCGGGACGTGCGGCACCGTTCCAGCGGAGCTCGAACTGATGTACCCGTTCCGGCACTACCACTACATGCTCGGCAAGGCCACCGACGAGAAACTCCGGCGCGACTTCCACCGGATCGAGGTCTACCGGCTCAGCGGCTACCTCGAAAAGACCCGGTATACCTACGAAAAAAGGCTCGCCTACTGCATCGGCCCGTTCCGGAAAGCGATGGTCGAGGCCTCGGCGGCGACCGGGATCCCCGTCGACCTGCTGCCCTCCGACCCGATGATCGAGCGGATGTACGATATCGACTGCCCGTTCCCGGAGGGGAGCCTCTCGATGCAGGCGTACATCGACGAGTTCCGGGCGGGGATCGCGGGACTTGCACGGATCTCCGGCAGATCTTCCGTCCCGGTTGAGGGGGAGCGCCGGATCTCCGTATAG
- a CDS encoding geranylgeranyl reductase family protein, with the protein MQNRYDLVVVGAGPAGSTAARYAAAEGLEVLLLDKKKTIGVPVCCGEFIPSGAVTAAAFPAAPGVEELFSIDRNLVERDIGEVVVRSPKGREYHFPLEGCTVRRDAFDQHLADLAAGAGATVVTDTKFLSIDGHRVATTRGTVEAGVVIAADGPVSTVCRSAGLERSSILSPAVTCRVDGEFDDALRIFFGSRIAPGGYAWIFPKQGCANAGLGVQRSGAPVRKLLEAFLAAQGYAAGAMQACFIPVSGPIEKTVQGNVLAVGDAAGHVVASNGGGISIAMICGRIAGLAAARHLREGEPLAAYERDWRAAVGGELLAAARMKQRADRFLVSDFLLDQMMKRLGVAGIERLMVYNGAGRPGQAHLEL; encoded by the coding sequence ATGCAGAACCGGTACGATCTCGTCGTGGTCGGTGCGGGCCCGGCCGGCAGCACCGCCGCACGCTACGCAGCAGCGGAGGGGCTCGAAGTCCTCCTGCTCGACAAGAAGAAGACGATAGGCGTCCCTGTCTGCTGCGGGGAGTTCATCCCCTCCGGGGCGGTGACCGCCGCCGCCTTTCCGGCCGCACCGGGCGTCGAAGAACTCTTCTCCATCGACCGGAATCTCGTTGAGCGGGATATCGGGGAGGTCGTCGTCAGATCGCCGAAGGGCAGGGAGTACCACTTCCCCCTCGAAGGCTGCACCGTCCGCCGCGACGCCTTCGACCAACACCTGGCGGATCTGGCGGCAGGCGCGGGTGCTACCGTCGTCACCGATACGAAGTTCCTCAGCATCGACGGCCACCGTGTCGCGACGACCCGCGGCACCGTCGAGGCGGGTGTCGTGATCGCCGCCGACGGCCCCGTCTCTACGGTCTGCCGCTCGGCGGGCCTCGAGCGGAGCAGTATCCTCTCGCCCGCCGTCACCTGCCGCGTGGACGGCGAGTTTGACGACGCATTGCGGATCTTCTTCGGTAGCCGCATCGCGCCGGGAGGCTACGCCTGGATCTTCCCGAAACAGGGGTGCGCCAACGCCGGGCTCGGGGTGCAGCGTTCCGGCGCTCCCGTGCGTAAACTCCTCGAGGCCTTCCTCGCGGCGCAGGGGTATGCGGCCGGCGCGATGCAGGCCTGTTTCATCCCGGTCTCGGGGCCGATCGAAAAGACCGTTCAGGGAAACGTCCTCGCCGTCGGGGATGCCGCCGGACATGTCGTCGCGTCGAACGGCGGCGGGATCTCGATAGCGATGATCTGCGGCAGAATCGCCGGGCTCGCGGCGGCCCGGCACCTCCGTGAAGGCGAACCCCTGGCGGCGTACGAGCGGGACTGGCGCGCCGCGGTAGGGGGGGAGCTTCTAGCCGCCGCCAGGATGAAACAGCGGGCCGACCGCTTCCTCGTATCCGACTTCCTCCTCGACCAGATGATGAAACGGCTCGGTGTCGCCGGGATCGAGCGGCTGATGGTGTATAACGGTGCCGGAAGACCCGGGCAGGCGCATCTGGAACTATAA
- a CDS encoding flavodoxin family protein, translating into MQTAVTICAITGSPRGMRSRTRKLAGFLLAGAEEAGAEIDLVDLADLRITPCIACESCSLDGTCIYTDDFYPLYERMLDADGLVLASPVYVDNVSAQLKILIDRLADAIHYQTLAGKYGCSLATTWESGGAEVVAYQNHVLNYLGVSAIGGMSVPLGDDPGAIGAAEPAARDLGRRLAEAVRTRPHYPDQEAEMAGNRECFAAIVRENRDVRPLEYERWVREGWIRDGE; encoded by the coding sequence ATGCAGACCGCTGTAACGATCTGTGCGATCACGGGAAGTCCGCGGGGGATGCGGAGCAGGACGAGAAAACTTGCCGGCTTTCTGCTCGCGGGCGCGGAAGAGGCCGGGGCAGAGATCGATCTTGTCGATCTCGCCGATCTGCGGATCACGCCCTGCATCGCCTGCGAGAGCTGCAGCCTTGACGGGACGTGCATCTACACCGACGACTTTTACCCGCTCTACGAACGGATGCTGGATGCCGACGGCCTGGTTCTCGCATCCCCGGTCTACGTCGACAACGTCTCGGCGCAGCTGAAGATCCTCATCGACCGGCTCGCGGACGCCATCCACTACCAGACCCTCGCCGGAAAGTACGGCTGCAGCCTCGCCACTACCTGGGAGTCGGGGGGTGCGGAGGTGGTCGCGTACCAGAACCATGTCTTAAACTACCTCGGCGTCTCTGCGATCGGCGGCATGAGCGTCCCGCTCGGCGACGACCCGGGGGCGATCGGTGCTGCGGAACCGGCGGCACGCGATCTCGGGCGAAGGCTCGCCGAGGCCGTCCGGACGCGGCCGCACTACCCGGATCAGGAGGCGGAGATGGCCGGGAACCGGGAATGCTTCGCGGCGATCGTGCGGGAGAACCGGGACGTGCGCCCCCTCGAGTACGAGCGGTGGGTGCGGGAAGGCTGGATCCGGGACGGGGAGTGA
- a CDS encoding A/G-specific adenine glycosylase yields MNRTLDTGQNDLENRLLATVRQEGITPEAIALFRELICLHYREYGRDLPWRRTTDPYRILVSELMLQQTQVDRVVPKYEAFIGRFPDFASLARAPLSDVLAAWQGLGYNRRAIALQKTAERVVHEFEGALPADVETLTTFPGIGPATAAAIAAYAFNLPVVYIETNIRRIFIHFFFEDREGVRDEELLPIIDQALLRDDPRTWYSALMDYGTVLSKRTVNPNRRSAAYTVQSRFEGSDRQLRGRVLALLLKEGALAEEEIVRHLGEDPGRVSRILGRLEAEGFLARDGGRITLCR; encoded by the coding sequence GTGAACCGCACCCTCGATACCGGCCAGAACGACCTCGAAAACCGGCTGCTTGCGACGGTTCGGCAGGAAGGGATCACTCCGGAAGCGATCGCGCTCTTCCGGGAGCTGATCTGCCTGCACTACCGGGAGTACGGGCGCGACCTCCCCTGGCGCCGGACGACCGACCCGTACCGGATCCTCGTCTCGGAGCTGATGCTCCAGCAGACGCAGGTCGACCGGGTCGTCCCGAAGTACGAGGCCTTCATCGGGCGGTTCCCGGATTTTGCGAGCCTTGCCCGGGCTCCCTTGAGCGACGTCCTTGCGGCCTGGCAGGGCCTCGGCTACAACCGGCGGGCGATAGCCCTCCAGAAGACGGCAGAGCGGGTCGTTCACGAGTTCGAAGGCGCTCTTCCGGCCGATGTCGAGACGCTGACGACGTTTCCGGGGATCGGGCCGGCGACCGCAGCGGCGATCGCCGCCTACGCGTTCAACCTGCCGGTGGTCTACATCGAGACGAATATCCGGCGGATCTTCATCCACTTCTTCTTCGAAGACCGGGAGGGCGTCCGGGACGAGGAACTTTTGCCGATCATCGACCAGGCGCTTCTCCGCGATGACCCGCGGACGTGGTACTCGGCGCTGATGGACTACGGGACGGTGCTTTCAAAGCGGACGGTGAACCCGAACCGGCGGAGTGCGGCGTATACCGTCCAGAGCCGGTTCGAGGGGTCGGACCGGCAGCTCCGGGGCAGGGTGCTCGCGCTGCTCCTGAAGGAGGGAGCCCTCGCCGAAGAGGAGATCGTCCGGCATCTCGGGGAAGACCCGGGCCGGGTGAGCCGGATCCTCGGACGCCTCGAGGCGGAAGGGTTCCTCGCTCGGGACGGCGGCCGGATAACCCTCTGCCGGTAG
- a CDS encoding glycosyltransferase: MAFLQGITCICDNGRTLEDHRPIVGDDVISEIYRKAAVLQGKRVLHVNSTYQSGGVAEMILSLVPLMNDVGIETEWKIITGHSDFFTITKNFHNALQGQRIAFSDREKSVYVTTNQEFSTVLKIDHDLVVIHDPQPLPLINFYEKKQPWIWRCHIDLSRPDHDLWKFLQDYVELYDGMIISHEDYRRASLAKEQRIIRPAIDPLSEKNRDLSEEEIDGLLERYGVPIDKPLITQISRFDKWKDPVGVLEVFKIVREKVDCRLVLCGSMAPDDPEGWMIYRQVEEAAGDLIESGDLILLTAEDHLLVNALQRVSVVVLQKSLKEGFGLTVTEALWKGRPVIAGRVGGIPLQIQDGETGYLVDPTDIHECADRVLRILEDPKLGERMGAAGKEYVRQNFLITRLLTNYLDMLTSELGCTAAEALGEEIRVDEETPL; this comes from the coding sequence ATGGCATTCCTGCAAGGCATCACCTGCATATGCGACAACGGGCGGACGCTGGAAGACCACCGGCCAATCGTTGGAGACGACGTTATTTCGGAGATATACCGGAAGGCCGCCGTCTTACAGGGCAAGAGAGTACTGCACGTCAACTCCACCTATCAGAGCGGAGGGGTTGCCGAGATGATCCTCTCGCTCGTGCCGCTGATGAACGACGTCGGGATCGAGACCGAGTGGAAGATCATCACAGGCCACTCCGACTTCTTCACGATCACCAAGAACTTCCACAACGCGCTGCAGGGGCAGCGGATAGCGTTCTCGGACCGTGAAAAGTCGGTGTACGTCACCACGAACCAGGAGTTCTCGACCGTGCTCAAGATCGACCACGACCTCGTCGTCATCCACGACCCCCAGCCGCTGCCGCTGATCAACTTCTACGAAAAGAAGCAGCCCTGGATCTGGCGCTGCCACATCGACCTTTCGAGGCCCGACCACGACCTCTGGAAGTTCCTCCAGGACTACGTCGAGCTCTACGACGGCATGATCATCTCGCACGAGGACTACCGGCGGGCGAGCCTGGCGAAAGAGCAGCGGATCATCCGCCCCGCGATAGACCCGCTCTCGGAGAAGAACCGCGATCTCTCGGAGGAGGAGATAGACGGGCTCCTCGAGCGCTACGGCGTTCCGATCGACAAGCCCCTCATCACCCAGATCTCCCGGTTCGACAAGTGGAAGGACCCCGTCGGCGTTCTCGAGGTCTTCAAGATCGTCCGCGAGAAAGTCGACTGCCGTCTCGTGCTCTGCGGCAGCATGGCTCCCGACGACCCCGAGGGCTGGATGATCTACCGGCAGGTCGAGGAAGCAGCAGGCGACCTGATCGAGAGCGGCGATCTGATCCTGCTCACCGCCGAGGATCACCTCCTCGTCAACGCCTTACAAAGGGTATCGGTCGTGGTTCTGCAGAAGTCGCTCAAGGAAGGCTTCGGGCTGACCGTCACCGAGGCGCTCTGGAAAGGCCGGCCGGTCATCGCCGGACGGGTGGGCGGCATCCCGCTCCAGATCCAGGACGGCGAGACGGGCTACCTGGTCGACCCGACCGATATCCACGAGTGCGCCGACCGCGTCCTCCGGATCCTCGAGGACCCCAAGCTCGGAGAGCGGATGGGCGCTGCCGGAAAGGAGTACGTCCGGCAGAACTTCCTCATCACCCGGCTCCTCACCAACTACCTGGATATGCTCACCTCCGAACTCGGCTGCACCGCAGCGGAGGCCCTGGGGGAAGAGATTCGGGTCGATGAAGAGACCCCCCTATAA
- the uvsE gene encoding UV DNA damage repair endonuclease UvsE, translating into MREAVLQVVVINLAPRRRPGIGLFMSRAASLRHTFIVSRAGTSPVKIGYPCINRSIGCRGNRTFRLGSYSEERLIATVRENLACLAETLSYNVRHNLLFFRMTSDLVPFASHPVCSVDWQTIFADELLQLGDYIRENRLRISMHPDQFVVINAKDPGIVERSVRELAYHTALLDAAGLDTSAKVQIHIGGVYGDKERSLQRFIREYERLDERIARRLVIENDDGRYTVRDCLRVHEAVGIPVLFDRFHHEVNSSGETVRDAVGLAAKTWTESDGILMVDYSSQQPGGRRGTHAATLDSDHFALFLAESAPHDCDIMLEIKDKEQSALLAASLAAGDGRFVRPPF; encoded by the coding sequence ATGCGAGAGGCCGTATTGCAGGTGGTGGTGATAAACCTTGCCCCCCGGCGACGGCCGGGGATCGGGCTCTTCATGAGCCGTGCCGCATCCCTCCGCCATACCTTTATTGTGTCCCGGGCAGGAACATCTCCCGTGAAGATCGGGTATCCCTGTATCAACCGGAGTATCGGGTGCCGGGGCAACCGGACGTTCCGCCTCGGGTCGTACTCGGAGGAGCGACTGATCGCGACGGTGCGGGAGAACCTCGCCTGCCTCGCAGAGACACTCTCCTACAACGTCCGCCACAATCTTCTCTTCTTTCGGATGACCTCGGATCTCGTTCCGTTCGCCTCCCATCCGGTCTGCTCGGTCGACTGGCAGACGATCTTCGCGGACGAGCTGCTGCAGCTCGGCGACTACATCCGGGAGAACCGGCTCCGGATCTCGATGCACCCCGACCAGTTCGTCGTCATCAACGCGAAAGACCCGGGGATCGTAGAGCGGAGCGTCCGGGAGCTCGCCTACCACACCGCGCTCCTGGACGCGGCGGGGCTCGATACCTCTGCGAAAGTCCAGATCCATATCGGCGGAGTCTACGGAGATAAGGAGCGGAGCCTGCAGCGGTTCATCCGGGAGTACGAACGGCTCGACGAGCGTATCGCCCGGCGCCTCGTCATCGAGAACGACGACGGCCGCTACACCGTGCGCGACTGCCTCCGGGTGCACGAGGCGGTCGGCATACCGGTGCTCTTCGACCGGTTCCACCATGAGGTCAACTCCTCGGGCGAGACCGTCCGCGATGCCGTCGGGCTCGCTGCGAAGACCTGGACGGAGTCCGACGGCATCCTGATGGTGGACTACAGCTCGCAGCAGCCGGGCGGGCGCCGGGGCACCCATGCCGCGACCCTCGATTCCGATCACTTCGCGCTCTTCCTCGCCGAATCGGCACCGCACGACTGCGATATCATGCTCGAGATAAAGGACAAAGAGCAGAGTGCCCTCCTCGCCGCATCCCTCGCGGCCGGAGACGGCCGGTTCGTCCGCCCGCCGTTCTGA